Proteins encoded together in one Capricornis sumatraensis isolate serow.1 chromosome 3, serow.2, whole genome shotgun sequence window:
- the IL27 gene encoding interleukin-27 subunit alpha, producing the protein MGQTAGDLGWRLSLLLLFLLLARAGVWGFPRPPGRPPLSLQELQREFKVSLHLAKKLLSAVRVQAHHFAESHLPGVNLDLLPLGEQLPNVSTTFQAWRGLSDPERLCFLSLTLRPFHTLLGGLGRQEFWTSSERMQLQATRLDLRDLQQHLHFQVLAAGFDLPEEHENEEEKGLLPGALGTPLQISAQVSWSRFLYTYRLLHSLELVLSRTVRDLLLLSRAGNSVQALGFPTPSSSPDGVTS; encoded by the exons ATGGGCCAGACGGCAGGCGACCTTGGCTGGC GGCTCAGCCTTTTGCTGCTCTTCTTGCTTCTGGCTCGTGCTGGTGTCTGGGGATTCCCGAGGCCCCCAGGGAGGCCCCCCCTGAGCCTGCAAGAGTTGCAGAGGGAGTTCAAGGTCAGCCTGCATCTCGCTAAGAAGTTGCTCTCTGCGGTTCGGGTCCAGGCTCATCACTTT GCTGAATCTCACCTGCCAGGAGTGAACCTCGACCTCTTGCCCCTGGGAGAGCAGCTCCCCAACGTTTCCACGACCTTCCAGGCCTGGCGTGGCCTCTCT GACCCAGAACGACTCTGCTTCCTCTCCCTGACACTTCGTCCCTTCCATACCCTGTTGGGAGGGCTGGGGAGACAGGAATTCTGGACCAGTTCGGAGAGGATGCAACTGCAGGCCACGAGGTTGGATCTCCGAGATTTGCAGCAGCATCTCCACTTCCAG GTGCTGGCTGCAGGATTCGACCTTCCTGAAGAGCATGAGAATGAGGAGGAAAAAGGACTGCTCCCAGGGGCTCTGGGCACCCCCTTGCAGATATCTGCCCAGGTATCCTGGTCCCGGTTTCTCTACACTTACCGGTTGCTACACTCCTTGGAACTTGTCTTGTCTCGGACCGTGCGGGACTTGCTGCTGCTCTCCCGGGCCGGGAACTCAGTCCAGGCCTTGGGGTTCCCCACGCCCAGCTCCAGCCCTGATGGAGTGACCTCTTAG
- the APOBR gene encoding apolipoprotein B receptor gives MDFLRLHLPGLHQALRGALESLSTFVSYLIGDEVPTVERKEACAAEEPREVAAGRPLGKVEEEAQEALEGLGGSQSKENGGLRQHGETGRCWEESSATEQTWGGGEGSSRGSQAERQDTEDWEAAKAIRCQDSGIPLEARKKSEAGSEAGQDRRSQALESQEHDEQEVKREETLRTREWEEEEVRATEPVVAGGVLSEWAWHKEPEGKAGADGHKVAGDGKESEQVVSEAAAAEIQGPGAKGAGREEGVAVVRCGRSTRAQGTQEPGAESEDGEALGKEEADLPGVEETEYGAVPGERIPEGTGRVWALEETSKRDQEEEVDENRETEASLFPEQTQVLGTGRVEEEAKGQAAGREAEEGLRSVGEVREGFEGQADQAEEEAVGRQDSEVKAGQASLKEVVQTDEAEEQRKESCSAAEAELPQNKVANEAKGDVDLEATPEARPQQFNRGSGEEETQTRDEALEGEWGGLEHKVTEGQEPELMGGPQTTTEQLEEGPVGKEELQSILAPGREETRRSQQECPRHVGHVKPDSSVAEAWENRRKDVERDDAQEGKGDAEEGKEEATRGQASVVGAAGGRELARPAIPEAGGEWMKAKEAWHGAEEGEAPGAENQEQGRRLGAEAGTSQFLGELDTRETQEEEVEAAGPCGEDRASRRGWRLEAEAMSPQSSEGPEADSLAVQMAEDKAALEGGALGPGEGPEREAGDAFRRGWDLEGRAEAHRGEELVEAAEGEKRRGQEFGLEGSAEEEVPGRSSQAEAPEAALESEPEGEPVGLGESAGAEGICGVDDFPSGSQALRAEDLLGGQALWEGEAGAWRAREQGQRGEAQCGNQHPEEGKTQRPLDVEDAGVTGGQKAEAVETDPEGLEGVQGLEGVQGQEDQSTNEDSAEAGPGLQGEADGSTGQDAHSKWGEALLPGSRLDVSVSRSRVFLSRSSSQRRSRPSFRRTPVPEPPEGSPSPPPEEEPSAPEQRIQPEQPPEPTPPRPEGTPLPARRSPLGQGFGLAHPGMMQELRARLGQPKPQ, from the exons atGGATTTCCTCCGGCTACATCTCCCTGGGCTGCATCAGGCCTTGAGGGGGGCACTG GAGTCTCTCAGCACCTTTGTTTCCTACCTTATAGGAGATGAAGTCCCCACTGTAGAGAGGAAGGAGGCATGTGCAGCTGAGGAACCGAGGGAGGTGGCTGCAGGAAGGCCCCTGGGGAAGGTGGAAGAGGAAGCCCAGGAGGCCCTGGAGGGTCTTGGAGGCAGTCAAAGCAAGGAGAATGGAGGGCTGAGACAACATggagagactggaagatgctggGAGGAAAGCTCAGCTACAGAAcagacctggggtgggggagaaggcaGCTCCCGTGGGTCTCAAGCTGAGAGGCAGGACACTGAGGACTGGGAGGCAGCCAAAGCCATCAGATGCCAGGATTCAGGTATCCCCTTGGAGGCCAGAAAGAAGTCTGAGGCAGGGTCTGAGGCTGGTCAAGATAGGAGGAGCCAAGCTCTGGAGAGCCAGGAGCATGATgagcaggaagtgaagagagaGGAGACACTGAGAACACGGgaatgggaggaggaagaggtcaGGGCCACAGAGCCAGTGGTGGCGGGAGGGGTGCTGTCAGAGTGGGCCTGGCACAAGGAGCCTGAGGGGAAGGCCGGTGCTGATGGGCACAAGGTGGCAGGGGATGGCAAGGAGTCAGAGCAGGTCGTAAGTGAGGCAGCCGCAGCGGAGATCCAGGGCCCTGGGGCCAAAGGAgctgggagggaagaaggggtggCAGTGGTCAGGTGTGGCCGAAGCACAAGGGCACAGGGGACCCAGGAGCCAGGGGCAGAATCTGAGGATGGGGAAGCCTTGGGCAAGGAGGAGGCTGACCTCCCAGGAGTCGAGGAGACAGAATATGGGGCAGTTCCAGGAGAAAGGATCCCAGAGGGTACCGGGAGAGTCTGGGCCCTAGAGGAGACCTCTAAGAGAgaccaggaggaggaggtggatgaGAATAGAGAGACCGAAGCAAGCCTGTTCCCTGAACAGACCCAGGTCCTAGGAACCGGGAGAGTGGAAGAAGAAGCCAAAGGCCAGGCAGCAGGGAGGGAGGCTGAGGAAGGTCTGAGGTCAGTGGGGGAGGTAAGGGAGGGCTTTGAGGGCCAAGCAGATCAGGCTGAGGAAGAGGCCGTGGGGAGGCAAGACTCAGAGGTCAAGGCTGGCCAAGCCAGTCTCAAGGAGGTAGTACAAACAGATGAGGCTGaggagcagaggaaggagagtTGCTCGGCCGCAGAGGCTGAGCTGCCCCAGAACAAAGTAGCCAATGAGGCTAAAGGGGATGTTGACTTGGAGGCAACCCCAGAGGCCAGGCCGCAGCAGTTCAATCGGGGGAGCGGGGAGGAAGAGACTCAGACCCGGGATGAAGCATTGGAGGGGGAGTGGGGTGGCCTTGAGCACAAGGTCACTGAAGGCCAAGAACCTGAGCTGATGGGAGGCCCCCAGACCACAACAGAGCAACTCGAGGAAGGGCCAGTGGGTAAAGAAGAGCTCCAGAGCATTCTAGCCCCAGGCAGAGAGGAGACAAGGAGGAGCCAGCAGGAATGTCCCAGGCACGTGGGGCATGTGAAGCCTGACAGCTCTGTGGCCGAAGCCTgggaaaacagaagaaaggatGTGGAGAGAGATGATGCCCAGGAGGGAAAAGGAGATGCtgaagaggggaaggaggaggctaCAAGAGGCCAGGCATCGGTGGTGGGGGCTGCAGGAGGCCGAGAGTTGGCACGGCCAGCGATCCCAGAGGCAGGTGGGGAGTGGATGAAAgcaaaggaagcctggcatggagcagAGGAGGGGGAGGCCCCGGGAGCAGAGAACCAGGAGCAGGGCAGAAGGCTTGGGGCAGAAGCAGGGACCAGCCAGTTCCTGGGAGAGTTGGACACCAGAGAAACCCAGGAGGAGGAGGTAGAGGCCGCTGGGCCCTGCGGGGAGGACAGAGCCTCCAGGagaggctggaggctggaggcAGAGGCTATGAGCCCCCAGAGCAGCGAGGGCCCGGAGGCAGATTCTTTGGCTGTCCAGATGGCGGAGGATAAGGCAGCTTTGGAAGGAGGGGCCCTCGGGCCTGGGGAAGGGCCCGAAAGAGAGGCTGGGGATGCCTTTCGGAGAGGCTGGGATTTGGAAGGGAGAGCGGAAGCTCACAGAGGTGAGGAGCTGGTGGAGGCTgcagagggagagaagagaagggggcaggagtTTGGCCTGGAGGGCTCAGCCGAGGAGGAGGTGCCTGGCCGAAGTAGCCAAGCAGaggctcctgaggctgccctggagagtGAGCCAGAGGGAGAGCCGGTGGGACTAGGGGAATCAGCAGGGGCAGAAGGAATCTGTGGGGTGGATGACTTTCCCTCGGGCTCGCAGGCGCTGAGGGCAGAGGACCTCCTGGGAGGGCAGGCACtgtgggaaggagaggctggggcaTGGCGAGCGAGGGAGCAGGGGCAGAGAGGTGAGGCACAGTGTGGGAACCAGCACCCTGAGGAGGGAAAAACACAAAGGCCCCTTGACGTGGAGGATGCTGGGGTGACTGGAGGCCAAAAAGCAGAGGCTGTGGAGACTGATCCAGAAGGCCTGGAGGGTGTCCAAGGCCTGGAGGGTGTCCAAGGCCAGGAGGACCAGTCGACCAATGAGGACTCTGCGGAGGCTGGGCCTGGACTACAAGGGGAGGCTGACGGGAGCACTGGACAGGATGCTCACAGCAAGTGGGGTGAG GCCCTGCTCCCTGGGTCCCGCCTGGATGTCTCTGTCTCGAGGAGCCGAGTATTCCTGTCCCGCAGCTCCTCGCAGCGCCGCTCCCGGCCCTCCTTCCGACGGACCCCGGTCCCTGAGCCACCCGAGGGGTCTCCCAGCCCTCCACCTGAGGAGGAGCCATCAGCCCCAGAGCAGAGAATCCAGCCAGAGCAGCCACCGGAGCCAACGCCCCCCAGGCCTGAAGGGACTCCACTGCCGGCCAGGAGAAGTCCCTTGGGACAGGG GTTTGGCCTGGCACACCCAGGCATGATGCAGGAACTGCGAGCCCGGCTGGGCCAGCCAAAGCCCCAGTGA